One Cololabis saira isolate AMF1-May2022 chromosome 18, fColSai1.1, whole genome shotgun sequence genomic region harbors:
- the LOC133418709 gene encoding tripartite motif-containing protein 16-like produces the protein MAQKGDQLDQQNFSCSICLDLLKDPVAIPCGHSYCMNCIKNFWDEGEKKLPSCPQCRRTFIPRPELVKNTMLATLVEQLKNTGLQAAPADHCYAGPEDVACDVCSGRKLKAIKSCLVCLASYCEKHLQPHHDSSTFKKHQLVHPSKNLQDNICPRHGEVRKMFCRTDQKCICYLCSVDEHKGHDTVSAAAERTERQKKMELSRQLIHQQIQEREKDVKLLQQEVEAIDQSADKTVEDSEEMFTELISLLQKRSSEVKQQIRSQQETEVRRVRELEEKLQQEIRDLKRRDAEMKQLTDTEDHNQFLHSWPSLSPLSESTHSSSISIRPLRYFQDVAVAVAEVRGRLQDILRDTWTNISLTLTEVDVLLPQPEPTSRARFLKYSCEITLDPNTVSPGLSLSEQNRKVTAMKLHQSYSDHPDRFSYWSQVLSRESLTGRHYWEVEKKTCVVEVAVSYKNISRSGYGSRFGCNDKSWSLCCSSGSYVFRYNNIITSISGPQSSRIGVYLDHRAGVLSFYSVSETMTLLHRVQTSFTQPLHAGVRVYRGSGDSAEFCKLR, from the coding sequence ATGGCGCAGAAAGGAGATCAGCTGGACCAGCAAAACTTTTCTTGTTCGATCTGTTTGGATCTTTTAAAGGATCCGGTGGctattccctgtggacacagttattgtatgaactgtattaaaaacttctgggatgaaggagagaagaaactcCCCAGCTGTCCTCAGTGTAGACGGACATTCATACCAAGACCTGAGCTGGTGAAAAACACCATGTTAGCAACTTTAGTGGAGCAGCTGAAGAATACTGGACtccaagctgctcctgctgatcactgctatgctggacctgaAGATGTGGCCTGTGATGTCTGCTCTGGAAGAAAACTGAAAGCCATCAAGTCCTGTTTGGTCTGTCTGGCCTCTTACTGTGAGAAACACCTTCAACCTCATCATGATTCATCTACATTCAAGAAACACCAGCTGGTACATCCCtccaagaacctgcaggacaacatcTGCCCTCGTCATGGTGAGGTGAGGAAGATGTTCTGTCGTACTGATCAGAAGTGTATCTgttatctctgctctgtggatgaacataaaggccacgacacagtctcagctgcagcagaaaggacGGAGAGGCAGAAAAAGATGGAGCTGAGTCGACAACTAATCCATCAGCAGATccaggagagagagaaagatgtgaagctgcttcagcaggaggtggaggccatcgatcagtctgctgataaaaccgtggaggacagtgaggagatgttcactgagctgatctctctcctccagaaaagaagctctgaggtgaagcagcagatcagatcccagcaggaaactgaagtgaggagagtcagagagctggaggagaagctgcagcaggagatcagggacctgaagaggagagacgctgagatgaagcagctcacagacaccgaggaccacaaccagttcctccacagctggccctcactgtcaccactcagtgagtccacacactcctccagcatcagcatccgtcctctcagATACTTTCAGGATGTGGCAGTAGCTGtggcagaggtcagaggtcgactacaggacatcctgagagacacGTGGACAAACATCTCACTGACCCTCACTGAGGTGGATGTTTTACTGCCACAACCAGAACCAACGAGCAGAGCTAGATTCTTGaaatattcatgtgaaatcactctggatccaaacacagtaaGCCCAGGGCTGTCACTGTCAGAGCAGAACAGAAAGGTGACAGCTATGAAGCTACATCAGTCTtattctgatcatccagacagattcagtTATTGGTCTCAGGTCCTgagtagagagagtctgactggacgtcattACTGGGAAGTGGAGAAGAAAACATGTGTAGTTGAAGTcgcagtttcatacaagaatatcagcagatcagggTATGGAAGTAGATTTGGATGTAATGACAAATCTTGGTCACTATGTTGTTCCTCAGGCAGTTATGTATTCAGGTACAACAACATCATCACCTCCATCTCAGGTCCTCAGAGCTCCAGAATAGGAGTTTAcctggatcacagagcaggagttctgtccttctacagcgtctctgaaaccatgaccctcctccacagagtccagacctccttCACTCAGCCGCTCCATGCTGGAGTTCGGGTTTACCGCGGTTCTGGAGACTCAgctgagttctgtaaactcAGATAG
- the LOC133418708 gene encoding tripartite motif-containing protein 16-like has protein sequence MAQKGDQLDQETFSCSICLDLLKDPVAIPCGHSYCMNCINNYWDEGEKKLPSCPQCRETFIPRPALVKNTMLAALVEQLKKTGLQAAPADHCYAGPEDVACDFCSGRKLKAVKSCLFCLASYCEKHLQPHHDSSTFKKHQLVHPSKNLQDNICPRHGEVMKMFCRTDQKCICYLCSVDEHKGHDTVSAAAERTERQRKMEVRRQQIQQEIQGREKDVKLLQQEVEDINQSADKTVEDSEEMFTELISLLQKRSSEVKQQIRSQQETEVSRVRELEEKLQQEISDLKRRDAEMKQLSDTEDHNQFLHSCPSLSPLSESTHSSSISIRPLRYFQDVAAAVSEVRGRLQDILRDTWTNISLTITDVDVLLPRPEPTSRAGFLKYSCEITLDPNTVNPWFSLSEENRKVTVMNKRQSYSDHPDRFIHFHQVLSRESLTGRHYWEVEKTAGRVSVAVSYKNISRSEKESRFGFNDTSWSLDCYSGSYGFIYNNIETSIPGPLSSRIGVYLDHRAGVLSFYSVSETMTLLHRVQTSFTQPLHSGVRVYDPPGNSAEFCKLR, from the coding sequence ATGGCGCAGAAAGGAGAtcagctggaccaggaaaccTTTTCTTGTTCGATCTGTTTGGATCTTTTAAAGGATCCGGTGGctattccctgtggacacagttaCTGTATGAACTGTATTAACAACTACTGGgatgaaggagagaaaaaaCTCCCCAGCTGTCCTCAGTGTAGAGAGACATTTATCCCAAGGCCTGCACTGGTGAAAAACACCATGTTAGCGGCTTTAGTGGAGCAGCTAAAGAAGACTGGACtccaagctgctcctgctgatcactgctatgctggacctgaAGATGTGGCCTGTGATTTCTGCTCTGGGAGAAAACTGAAAGCTGTCAAGTCCTGTTTGTTCTGTCTGGCCTCTTACTGTGAGAAACACCTTCAACCTCATCATGATTCATCTACATTCAAGAAACACCAGCTGGTGCATCCCtccaagaacctgcaggacaacatctgcccccgtcatggtgaggtgatgaagatgttctgtcgtactgatcagaagtgtatctgttatctctgctctgtggatgaacataaaggccacgacacagtctcagctgcagcagaaaggacTGAGAGGCAGAGAAAGATGGAGGTGAGACGACAACAGATCCAGCAGGAGATCCAGGGcagagagaaagatgtgaagctgctccagcaggaggtggaggacatcaatcagtctgctgataaaacagtggaggacagtgaggagatgttcactgagctgatctctctcctccagaagagaagctctgaggtgaagcagcagatcagatcccagcaggaaactgaagtgagtcgagtcagagagctggaggagaagctgcagcaggagatcagtgacctgaagaggagagacgctgagatgaagcagctctcaGACACCGAGGACCACAACCAGTTCCTCCACAGCTGCCCCTCACTGTCCCCACTCAGTGagtccacacactcctccagcatcagcatccgtcctctcagATACTTTCAGGATGTGGCAGCAgctgtgtcagaggtcagaggtcgactacaggacatcctgagagacacGTGGACAAACATCTCACTGACAATCACTGATGTGGATGTTTTACTGCCACGACCAGAACCAACgagcagagctggattcttgaaatattcatgtgaaatcactctggatccaaacacagtaaaCCCATGGTTTTCActgtcagaggagaacagaaaggtgacAGTTATGAACAAACGTCAATCTtattctgatcatccagacagattcattcattttcatcaggtcctgagtagagagagtctgactggacgtcattactgggaggtggagaagaCAGCAGGTAGAGTTAGtgtagcagtttcatacaagaatatcagcagatcagAGAAGGAAAGTAGATTTGGATTTAATGACACATCTTGGTCACTAGATTGTTACTCAGGCAGTTATGGATTTATCTACAACAACATCGAAACCTCCATCCCAGGTCCTCTGAGCTCCAGAATAGGAGTTTAcctggatcacagagcaggagttctgtccttctacagcgtctctgaaACCATGACCCTCCTCCATAGAGTCCAGACCTCCTTCACTCAGCCGCTCCATTCTGGAGTTCGAGTTTACGACCCTCCTGGAAACTCAgctgagttctgtaaactcAGATAG